The genomic segment GCAAGGATAGCGAGGTTGTCGGAATGGCGGGCGTCCGCTCTGGCGAGAAGCAACGCGACAGGCTCGTTCAGGCGAGCGGCATAATCCAGGGGGAACTTTCGTGCATCGTCTTCCGGGTAGACTCCCTCGCTCAGCTCGATGGCCCGGGATGCAAGTTCAGGGGTGCCATACGCACCAATCAGATGGAAAGGGGTTCGGCCCCGTTTGTCTTTCTTGAGCAGCACCTCAGAATTCAGTAATAAGGACGCTGCATCAAATTGCCCGGCGCGTATCGCAATGTGAGCAGGTGTTTCACCTTGATCGTTGGTTTGGGTAAGGTTGGCCCCCTGTTCTATTAATGCCAGCAGTGTTTCAAGATCATTTGTGTTCAAAGCCGTCAGCAATGGCGAAAGTTCAGTTTCGGGCGCAGCCGCTGTCTGTTCAGGGTAGTCCGAACTATCCGGGTTTTTTTGTGCAAGCTCCAGAATTGTGCCCTCGGGAGCTTTAACGGCAGAAGGATCGCCGCCCGCCTGCAAAAGCGCCATAAGTATCACAAGCTTTCGATCCCGAACCGCCCGGACAACGGCATTGTGATAGCCATCCCCTGTACCGTTTGGGTTAGCACCATGCTTCAGCAGTGGGTCAAGCATTGCCACATCACCGTTGTCGATAACACTGAGCACAGCTTCAGACAGGCACTCTTTGTTACCGGCGTGCGTTCTCGCCAGCAACTCAACGGCTGGTAATGAGCTCTGCCGGATTGCCACATCAAAAACGGAACGACACCGGCGCCTTGGCGCTCTGACGCCCGCAGTCACAAGGTCCACCAAAAGATCGACGTTGTGATAGCGAACAGCTTCCATGAGTGCGTAGGTCAGGAGGTCTGCGCGTTGATGGGTAAACGACAGAACCTTTTCAGTCCACCCTGCTGCTGCGAAGTAGTCCAGCCGCTCATAGTAATTGTCGTCGCCCAATACGGCATCCGGATGCCATAACTGTTTGGCAAGATCAGTGTTTCCCGTCTTGGCTGCGACTATAAATGGTGATGGCTCGGCTTTGTTGATCTGTTGTAATGGAGGGTTCTGTTTTAAAGCCCACTGCACCAGGTAAGGATTGTCTTGTCGCAGGCCTGTGCGCAGAACTTGAGTGATCGGGACACCTTGTGACACCACGAGTGGAGCAAGTTCCAGCATCTTGTCTCCGTGGCTACCTATCTGATTCAGTAGCCAGTCTGGGCTGATCACTCGCCGGTTGACCAGATACGCAAGGTCCTCGGGATCATAATTGATCAGGACAGCGTTGCCCTCTCGGGGATAAAACGCCAGATCGTCTTTCTCTTGCTCTAATGAGTCGTACAGCACTCTTGCAAGCGTCGCGGAACCATACTTTACAGCGAGCCTGACGTCCTGCACGTCAACAGACTGCCAATGATTGAGGAGCTCGCCAACGGCCTCCGGTTGGTTGAACCGAATGGCGATTTTCAGCGGGGTCCATTTGTTGAAGCATGGGCTCGACAGCGTCGCCCGAGGGGCGAGTTGGAGCAGTCTTTTCAGTGTGGGCAAGTGGCCAGATGCAGCCGCCCAGTGCAGGGCGTTGCACTCCGCCTGATGTAGGTCCTGTGTCAGGAGGCCCTCAGGAACCCGGCCTGGCTGCCCAATGAATGACCACCAGGCCGCTGGTGAAAGTCCAGGCGGCGGCATGCCATCCCCATGTTTTTGCCAGTGCGCCATCAACGTGTGCAGAACAAGGACATTATCAGCCAGCTCAAATGCTGTACCTGACCGCGAGTTGATGAGCGGGTCGGCGCCTGCTTCTAACAGGAGGGTGACGGATTCGGAAGCGCCATATCGCGCGGCTTTATGCAGTGCGGTTGGATGGTTAACCGTCTTTTGAAGATTTGGATCGATACCTGATGTCAGGAGCCAGTGGACAACGTTAACCTTGTTGGAAGACGAGGCGGAGTGAAGCGTGCTGTTTCCGAAGCTGTCGAACTGGCTGAAATCGACTCCGAGATTATGCAGATATTCCAGAATTTCAAGCTGCCCCTGTTTCGCCGCGGTGTTGGCAAACCCTGCCCACTTCGCATTCTCCGGGTTGATGTTATTGCCTTGAAGCCGAACCCAGAGCTTTAGATCATCCAGCTGGCTATTGTTTGCCATGACGTGTGGGGCTTGGCTAGTAGCCAGAGGGCTCCAAGTGAGCAGGAGCGATGACAGGCAGAACGCCCAGAGCAGCTTCATTCAGGAATCTCCGTTTCCTTGGGGGGCAGTACATCCTTGTGAGATCAGCGAGGAGCGTAACAAAATCGGATGTTATAGTCAGCTCTGGTGTTGCTCCGTCCAAGGCTTTGAAGACCATATTAAGGGACTCTTGTGGCTATCTTATGCGGGGCTCGATATGCATGTCCTTCCCCAGTATGTGAAGAACTACCAAAAGAAACTCGAGTCGGGCGGGGTTGGCTGGGTGGGGCCTAAATGGACGCATCGACAGCAGCCTTCGGATTTTGTCAAAACCCGTTGGCAGTTGTTACTTATGCTCGCTGGTGGTTTAGCAGACTACGGAGTAATGAAAGTATTCTTCATCGCCTTCGCTTTTGCTGAAATTGTCGCCTATATAGAGTTTGGAGAGTTTTCGTTTGTTTTTCTGGCGTTGGTCGGTCTTCACTTATTCTTCCACTACCCCTTCACCTGGTATCTGGAACGCAATCCAGAATTCATTGTTAAAGATCTGGGCTGTGGTTTTTTTCGACCCACCGGTATGGTGAAGTTTCGCACATGGCGCGAAGAAACCTTCGAGGCACCGTTTATCGAGTTTGATCCCTACATCTCGTTTCATGTGAATCCGAAGGGCCCCGTCAGCTACAAGCTGCTTCTGCGCCATCGTTATACCGGTTGGCAAACGACCGTCGCGCAGGTGGCGGATGTCCACAAAGTAGAGCTGTATGCGCACTGGGATGAACTGCAGCGGTATATGGACGTTAGTCAGCCCTTACCCGACGTTCCGGCGTTGGAAAAGTACCGTCACCTGGACCCCACGACAGCCGAGTACGATGCGGCAGGCAAGCGGGGAAGACTCGCGGACTATTGGGCGACTCTGGATCTGACGTGGTGGGAAAACGAGGGTTATCCGGCCCACCTGAAGGCTATTCGGGAATTCCCATGGTCGACACTGGAAGATCGGATGGAGAAAAGCGTTCCGAATCTGGCTGAGGCGGCCATGGTTTAATACCCGTGAGGTTCTGCCACCGACATCGGCAAGGCAAGGCAAGGCGAGGCTCGGCCGTGAACATCGCTCCCCATTGGCGTATTATCCCCGCCTGACTGATTAACCAACACTCCAGGGGAGCCCACCATGATCTGGACCGTATACCTTTCCGGCGAAATCCACACCGACTGGCGCGAGCAGATTGCTGCGGGTGCTGAGGCGGCGGGGTTGCCGGTTGAGTTTACCTCTGCCAACACCGACCACGAATCCAGCGACGCCGCGGGCGATTTCCTGGGTAAGCCGGAGAGTAATTTCTGGCGTGATCACCAGTCTTCCAAGGTGAATGCCATCCGCACCAAGACCTTGCTGGAGCAGTGCGATCTGGCGGTGATCCGCTTTGGCGACAAGTACAAGCAGTGGAACGCGGCCTTCGATGCCGGCTACTGCGCCGCCATGGGAACGCCCTACATTACCCTGCATGATGAAGACATTGTGCATCCGCTCAAGGAAGTGGACGCGGCCGCCATGGCGTGGGCACAAACGCCGGAGCAGGTGGTTGAGCTGCTAAAGTATGTAACGGCCTGAGTACAGCGTTTTTCGTAACACCATCAACAGGATGTAAAAAGGGCAAAGGAACATGCCACTCTTCACTACCGGCGGTGTCAGGGCAGCAGCCCTGGTACTCAGCCTGCTTATTCTCTCGTTACTCGCCAGTGATCCGGTTAAGGCCGATGCACGGCCGCCTGCCATCCCCCTGGCCAATGTCTATCACCCGGGTGTAAACTTGGAGGATTACTGGGTCAGCGAAAAGCTGGACGGTGTCCGGGCCTATTGGGATGGCGAGCAGTTCTGGTCCCGGGGCGGGCATGTATACCCGGCGCCGGACTGGTTTACGGCGCAGTTTCCCCGGCAGCCGCTGGATGGTGAACTCTGGAGTGGTCGCGGGCGCTTTGCTGAGCTGTCTGGGGTGGTGCGCAAAGTGCAGCAGGTGGATCGGGAATGGCGTCAGGTGAGGTTTCATGTGTTTGATCTGCCGCAACCTGAAACCGTGTTCGAGCAGCGCTATCGTCAGTTGGAACGGCTGGTTGCAGGCTCTGACTCACCGTATCTGGTATTGGTGGAGCAGCGCCCGGTTGCCAGCCATGACGAACTGAAAGCACAGCTTGAAGCGATGGTCTCAGCCGGCGCGGAAGGGTTGATGCTGAAGCGCAGAAACAGCCTGTATCGGGCTGGTCGTTCAGACGATCTGCTCAAGGTGAAAACCCATGAGGACACCGAAGCCCGAGTGGTTGGCCACCTGCCGGGCAAGGGCAAGTATGAGGGCTTGATGGGTGCCTTGAAAGTTGAGCTGTACGATGGCCGGCGGTTTCGCATCGGAACCGGGTTTACCGATGCGGACAGGCGCAACCCGCCGGCGATTGGCTCAGTCATTACCTTCCGCTACCGTGGTTTGACCGCCACCGGCTTGCCACGGTTTGCCAGCTTTCTTCGAGTCCGGAATGATGAACCGGTGCCAAAAGCCGATTAGGGCGAGATGGCCTTGCTGCTCTGGGCCAGCTCTTCCAGGGTGCTGTATTCGCACTCTAGTTCAGCCATAAAGGTGCGGCCCGAATCGGTCAGGATGTTGTCGTCCCGGAGCAGTCGGCGGCCCAGCAGCACCGGGTAGGAGAATTTGCCTCGATCCGTCAGCGAAAACTGGGTTTCATGAACCTTGCCGCCAAGGCAGAAATCCATTTTTACCACGTAGCGCCGCTGTGAGGGGGCGCCCTTGCGTTTGATCAGTACGGTGCGGTAGACCGGCCGTTCGAATTCCAGAATCACTTCATCGTGCTCCAGGTCGCCCTCGCTGGGCTGGTCTTCGTGGTCGCCCAGCGGGAGTTGGAAACGCACCCACTCTTCGTTGTCCTTCTCGAAAGGTTCCACATTCACAGCATGCAGGGAAGAGGTCTTGGCACCGGTATCCAGGCGTGCTTTCAGTCGGATGCCTGTCTCGCCCATCACTACCCATTCCACAAAGCCCATAACCTCGGGCTCCGCCGAAGTTTGTGACGAAACCTCGGCCGCGGCCGGGCTTGCAGTGAACAACAGGCTGGTCAGGGTCAGGGCAGTAATGGCAGATCGCATGTAATGCTTCCTCTGTCTGCTCAGTGATGAATGGCATCGGTATGAGCCGGTTAGAATCAATGTACGGCTCAAAAGCCTAACAGGGTCAAGCTTATGTAGCCCTTTCGGGCACATTAAAAAATGTTGAGCGGCCAGCCCGAGTTGCTTCGGGGCCGCGCTCTGGCCCGAATTGAGTCATAGCAACGAGGCGGCAAAGGCGTAGACTGCAAGTATAAACGGGAGAATTTTCATGGTGTCTGTTCCTTCCGCTGGGCGAGTCCAGCAGCACATTTCGGCCATTGCCAGCGGCTTTCTGGGTGACTGGCTGGAGCACCGGGGCAATCCGCTGGCGGTGCCGATGACGGTGTTTGCCGATGGCGAAGTGCTGGATCTGCAGAATCCCCAGCCCGCAGTGCCGGGCAGTGTACTTTGCCTGTCGATCCATGGGCTGATGGAGCTGGAATCGGTGTGGGATTTTCCGGCCAAGCCCGGTGAACACTACGGCACCCTCCTCGCCAACACCTTGGGCGATACGTCTGCCCT from the Marinobacter sp. LQ44 genome contains:
- a CDS encoding YtoQ family protein; this translates as MIWTVYLSGEIHTDWREQIAAGAEAAGLPVEFTSANTDHESSDAAGDFLGKPESNFWRDHQSSKVNAIRTKTLLEQCDLAVIRFGDKYKQWNAAFDAGYCAAMGTPYITLHDEDIVHPLKEVDAAAMAWAQTPEQVVELLKYVTA
- a CDS encoding DNA ligase produces the protein MPLFTTGGVRAAALVLSLLILSLLASDPVKADARPPAIPLANVYHPGVNLEDYWVSEKLDGVRAYWDGEQFWSRGGHVYPAPDWFTAQFPRQPLDGELWSGRGRFAELSGVVRKVQQVDREWRQVRFHVFDLPQPETVFEQRYRQLERLVAGSDSPYLVLVEQRPVASHDELKAQLEAMVSAGAEGLMLKRRNSLYRAGRSDDLLKVKTHEDTEARVVGHLPGKGKYEGLMGALKVELYDGRRFRIGTGFTDADRRNPPAIGSVITFRYRGLTATGLPRFASFLRVRNDEPVPKAD
- a CDS encoding ATP-dependent zinc protease, giving the protein MRSAITALTLTSLLFTASPAAAEVSSQTSAEPEVMGFVEWVVMGETGIRLKARLDTGAKTSSLHAVNVEPFEKDNEEWVRFQLPLGDHEDQPSEGDLEHDEVILEFERPVYRTVLIKRKGAPSQRRYVVKMDFCLGGKVHETQFSLTDRGKFSYPVLLGRRLLRDDNILTDSGRTFMAELECEYSTLEELAQSSKAISP
- a CDS encoding ankyrin repeat domain-containing protein, producing MKLLWAFCLSSLLLTWSPLATSQAPHVMANNSQLDDLKLWVRLQGNNINPENAKWAGFANTAAKQGQLEILEYLHNLGVDFSQFDSFGNSTLHSASSSNKVNVVHWLLTSGIDPNLQKTVNHPTALHKAARYGASESVTLLLEAGADPLINSRSGTAFELADNVLVLHTLMAHWQKHGDGMPPPGLSPAAWWSFIGQPGRVPEGLLTQDLHQAECNALHWAAASGHLPTLKRLLQLAPRATLSSPCFNKWTPLKIAIRFNQPEAVGELLNHWQSVDVQDVRLAVKYGSATLARVLYDSLEQEKDDLAFYPREGNAVLINYDPEDLAYLVNRRVISPDWLLNQIGSHGDKMLELAPLVVSQGVPITQVLRTGLRQDNPYLVQWALKQNPPLQQINKAEPSPFIVAAKTGNTDLAKQLWHPDAVLGDDNYYERLDYFAAAGWTEKVLSFTHQRADLLTYALMEAVRYHNVDLLVDLVTAGVRAPRRRCRSVFDVAIRQSSLPAVELLARTHAGNKECLSEAVLSVIDNGDVAMLDPLLKHGANPNGTGDGYHNAVVRAVRDRKLVILMALLQAGGDPSAVKAPEGTILELAQKNPDSSDYPEQTAAAPETELSPLLTALNTNDLETLLALIEQGANLTQTNDQGETPAHIAIRAGQFDAASLLLNSEVLLKKDKRGRTPFHLIGAYGTPELASRAIELSEGVYPEDDARKFPLDYAARLNEPVALLLARADARHSDNLAILAAIYGQERLMSYLSREFAALDSGHYEEKPEAAYFMVALAQQNRDWYDMLLEQSLDPNDTFAGEPLLSMAARYNNLPAFESLLQKGAVFRPSLFMRKYSATYQFALLSQKPELAETLLNSMDSGKRAEFLIASLEHLSQAMPEEQLVSWLKQQGRAALDKPLADVLNPLIRSGKNLSLINALVRSGADLGDKDYSGSSPVQEATVVLGEDIEWGHRIALLRLLQQDQQNRQTSPLLDRLRQLFTNADEPIPPVWSYLQEGFSVLPTVDREKLNEEDPVSRLTLLDAAVLQNDTKAIESLLKNGATVTPQTLHIAAHTGKVEALRALHPAIYDLNARDFRGNTPLMTAVKADREDMVEALLSMGARPNVYNQDYRFPLKLAVFNKSESVVKQLLNHGAHPDGFSEQMSSNALRDAVVSGDLEIVKMLVNAGASENPLLGAPPYSVLPAAYKFAPKDIVLYLEDTFERTTEQQQSELDLAWEHGSEWARGHLLQRGVAF